The genomic DNA GAAAATAAACCCTCTCAAAATCAACGCTTTAATCAGGACAAATTCCTATGGCAAGAAAATCAAAAGGTTTTGGTGAACTTCTGAACCAGAAACGGCAAGCGAAGGGTGAGCAGGAATCAATGGAGCAATTAGCCCAGCGGGTACAGCAAAACTTCCAGGGCAAAATTGGGGAAGTGAAACCGACCCAGGCGGGTGAAGTCAGGATGTCCGACGTTCTGGAGGAATTTGTCGCGCCCTATCTTGATACTGCCCACAATTACGATCAGCGACTGATCCTGTTCACGATCGCCTCCTTTGCCTGGAATATTGCCCTGATGCCGGAGGATCAGCAGCAGTCGGAAATCGAGAAAATCCTGGGTGAGCTGGTTCGCGATAAAAATCAGCAGGCAACGCAGGACACAAAGGCAATGCTGGAGGAGCTGGTAGAAAGAAAACGCACCTCCTTTGCCCACGTCCGCCGAACCATCATCGATTTTGAACTGCGCGAAAGTCGTGGCGATATTCACCTTTCGGTTGTGTCGTCCCCAGCGCCCGCAAACAGCAAGTAATCGCGGATTTGAATTAACTCAGCAAGCTTATTCAGCGAGTCTATTCAGCAAGTTCATTCAGCGGATTCATACTTAGCTTGCGGTCGGCAGCAGGTCATAAGAAAACCGGGGCAGATTCCCGGTTACAGCAGAAGGAATAGTCCGACCCACGGCTTGAGCGATCGGCTCCAGACTCCGCGCCAGAGAAACCATTTCCTCCAGAGAAAGTGCCTGACGCGCATCAGAAACAGACTTTTCCGGGACGGGATGACACTCCACAATCACGCCATCTGCACCGCAGGCGATCGCCGCTCTTGCCAGGTCGGGAACCAGTTCGCTCTTTCCGGCGGCATGGCTGGGGTCAACCATTACGGGCAGGTGGGTAATTTGCTTGAGGGCAACGACCGCACCCAGATCCAGCACGTTGCGTGTGTAGGTGTCGAAGCTGCGAATGCCCCGCTCGCACAGAATTACATTCGGATTGCCGTGGCTCATCACGTATTCCGCCGCCATCACGAATTCCTCGATCGTCGCTGCCAGACCGCGCTTGAGTAAAATCGGCTTATTTGCCTGTCCCAGTGCCTTCAGCAGGTCGAAGTTCTGCATATTGCGGCTACCCACCTGAAGCACATCGGCATATTCGGCGATTTCTTCGATTTGCGAGATTGCCATGACTTCCGTGATTACGGGCAGACCGTAGCGATCGCGCACCGATGCCAGAATTTTTAGTCCTTCTACGCCAAGTCCCTGGAAGTCGTAGGGAGAAGTCCGGGGCTTGTACACGCCGCCGCGCAATGCCTGGATTTGACCTGTGGCAAGCCGACTGGCAACCGCTTCCATCTGGGCAAGGTCTTCGACAGCGCAGGGTCCGCCCACAATCAGCAGGTCAGAGCCGCCGACGCTAACGGTTTCGCTGATACGGACGATCGATTTGGACTGGGCGGGAGTTTTGAGAGTGAGTTTTGCTTTTTGCATGGTCTTGGTTTAGGGGGAATTAGGGAGTAGGGAGTAGGAAGCGGGGAATGGGGCAAAGCGGAACATTAAAAAACCCGGAGCCTTTGAGCTGTCCGGGTGGGGTTCGACTTTTGCAGGACGACTTTACCCGGACGTGAGCCTGGTCCAAAAGTAAAATCCAAAAAACCAAACGGTGTAGGGCATGGTCATCACTGCGAAAAGGTTTGAGTTCGTGAGTTGAAGACTAAATAAAACAAAAACCGCAGACTTTCTAGTTCTGCGGCTCATCGAGAGATTCCTTGCTAGACGGAACTACCCCCGGTGAGCCGTGGTAAAGCTAAACCAATAAAAGTAAAATCGATTCGCTGTACCCAGAGCCATAGGATAAACAGATCCCTTCTGCAATTTAAACTGCAAACTTGTGTTAAGAATACTTTTCCTACCGACAACCGTAACAAAGTTGTCAAAACTTCGTCAAGTCATTTGTCGGAAAATATCGCTAAAATCTGACGGGTTGGTTTCCCTTTGGTTAGAACTTGTCCGATCGCTTTATGATGGGCGATGCAGAATCTCACAATTCCCAACCCGATCGCTGAATCAACCCCGATTCTGAACAAATCTGAACAAACATGATTGAAGCAGACCATCTGAGTAAGATTTACGGCACGACTTCCGCGATTCAGGACGTTACGTTCTCCGTCGAGAAGGGCGAAATTCTGGGCTTCCTGGGACCGAACGGAGCCGGAAAAACCACCACCATGCGGATCTTGACGGGCTATTTGCCTGCTACCAGCGGCACAGCACGGATCGCCGGATTCGATGTACATGAAAACTCGATGGCCGTGCGTCAGCGGATCGGCTACCTGCCGGAAAATCCGCCCCTCTATACCGATATGTCTGTAGAGGGCTATCTGCATTTTGTCGGTCGGCTCAAGGGAGTTCCAGCGGGCGATCGTCCGACGCGGGTCAAGCTGGCAATGAAGCGGTGCGGTCTGCTGGACAAGAAACAGGTTTTGATTCGCAAGCTGTCCAAAGGCTATCGACAGCGGGTAGGGATTGCCCAGGCGATCGTCCATGATCCGCCAGCGATTATTCTGGACGAACCTACGGTGGGGCTTGATCCCCGCCAGATTATCGAAGTGCGGAATCTGATTAAGAGCCTCGCGGGAGAGCATACGATTATTCTCTCGACCCACATCCTGCCGGAAGTCAGTATGACCTGTAGCCGGGTAGCGATTATTAACCGGGGTCGAGTTGTGGCAATGAATACGCCCGATCAGCTCATGGCGCAGTTGGCAGGCGGCGCGGGCTACGAACTGGAGGTCGAAGGCGATTCCGTTCTGGTACAGCGTCAGCTAGAGCAGTTGCCCTTTGTGAAGGCGATCGATCTCCTCTCCGATGAAGCATTACCCCACGCCCATCACCGCTATCGAATCACCCTCGATCCGGAACAGCAAACCGGACAGAGTGCAGGTCGAGAAATTGCAGGTCGAGAAATTGCGGCGGCGATCGTCTCCTCTGGCTGGGGACTGCACGAAATGCGGCGAGTCCAGGTCAGCCTGGAAGAAGTCTTCCTGGAACTGACGACAGAAGAAACGATCGCAGACGAAACATCGACTGAAATATCCGAGGAATCCAAAGTCCCAGAGGAGTCTTCTCAAGATGGGGCGAGCGACCAGACGATCGAATCTGTCTCCGCCGAGTCTTCAGAATCCGTATCTTCAGAGTCCCGGTCATAATCCCGATCATTCAAGAGCAGCGAAGGAGCAGCGGCAATGGGAATTGTGTTGAGCAACATCATCGCGATCTATCGGCGGGAGCTGCAAAGCTATTTTGCGTCGCCGTTTGCCTACATCATTGCGGGCGTGTTCTGGCTGCTGAGCGGCTTTTTCTTTGTGTCGATTCTGTTCAGCCCCGAAGGACTGATCGCCCAAGTCGCTGTTCGAGATCAGGTGGGCATTACCGAGCCGCCGATCGACGTAGCGTACCAGTTTCTCACCGTATTTCTCGGCGTGTTGGGATCGCTGGCACTCTTCATACTGCCTATGCTCTCGATGGGACTCTACAGCGAAGAACGCAAACGCGGCACGATCGAGCTTTTAGCTACTTCCCCGGTGACAAATTGGGCAGTTGCCCTCGGCAAACTCTTAGGAGTCGTCACCTTCTTTACTACGCTAGTCCTGCCGCTGATGATCTACCAGGCGATCGCCCTCAGTGCCGCCAATCCCTCTGCTCCACCCACCGTCATGCTTCTGGGACACTTTGCTCTGATCCTGATGGGAGCCGGCATCCTCTCTTTAGGAATGTTTATTTCTTCCCTGACCGATAGCACGATCGTTGCCGCCATCCTTACCTTTGGACTGATCCTGCTCCTGTGGGTGGTCGATCTGATTGCCGGAGCGATCGGCGGTCCTGTTGGTGCAGCCCTCGGACACCTATCCCTGGTGAAAAATTACACCAACCTCACGCAAGGCATCGTGGACACTAGCAGCCTCATCGTTTTCCTCACCTATATTGTTCTGGGACTCTTTTTGACTGCCCAATCGATCGAAGCCTTCCGCTTCCAGCGCAACTAACCCCCGCTCCCCTGCTCCCTGCCTCCCTGCTCCCTACCTTCCTTTCCAACCATGAAACTGACCAAACAATTCAACTGGACCCATCTCAAGTGGCTGTTCTGGCTCAGTCCCATGCTAGTAATCACTGGCGCGATCGCTGGCATGGTGGCAGGAAGCTGGGTAGGGATTCCCTCCGGGCTGATCGTTGCCGGACTGGTGATCTTTGGGCTGTGGCTGGCATTCCTTATCTATACTCAGCCGAATTTCTGGAGCCGACGATCGACCCAGTCGGGCACGAATGCGATTCTGGCGACCCTGGCGGTGCTGGCGATCCTGGGAATGGTGAATTTTCTAGCGGTGCGGTTTAACCATCGGATAGACCTGACGGAAAACCAGATTTTTACTCTGTCGCCCCAGTCGCAAGAAATTACTCAGAATCTACAGCAGCCTGTTAAAGTCACGATTTTCTCCGCCACACCCAACCCGATCGATCAGCAACTACTAGACAACTATCGGCGGCTGAACTCGAACTTTAGCTATCAGTACCTCGATCCGCAAAAGGAACCGGGACTGGCGCGGGAATATCAGGTACAGACGATCGGGGATGTGTTTGTAGAGTCGGGAACGAACAGGCGATCGATCCAAACCCTGACCCCAGAGGAAAAGCTGTCTGAGCGACGGTTAACCAATGGGATTGCCCAGATTACGAACAGTCAGCCGCAAAAGGTCTATTTCTTGCAGGGACACGGCGAACGCAGTCTCGAAGGCGGGCAGGGCGGCTTTGCCCAGGCATCCCAGCGACTCACGGAAGAAGGCTTTCAGGGCGCACCGCTGAATTTGGCAGAAAATCCCGAAGTCCCGGCAGATACGACTGTGCTGGTGATCGCGAGTCCCCAGCGTGCCCTGCTGGAGTCGGAGGTCAGTGCCCTCAGGAACTACCTGAAGCGCAAGGGCGGCTTAATGCTGCTGATTGATCCCCAAACCGACCCCAAACTGAATCCGCTGCTGGAGGAGTGGGGGCTGCAAATGAGCGATCGCATCGTGATTGACCCCGCAGGAGAGGCTTCCGGTTTGGGTCCCGGCGTAACGATTATTAACCAGTACGGCGATCATCCGATTACGCGCGGCTTTGGCAACGGCATTTCCTTCTATCCGCTGGCGCGTCCGGTGCAGCAGCGACAAATTGAGGGCATTCAGGCAGCCAGCCTGCTAATTACCAGCGATCGCACGACTGCCCAGCAGGTCGCAGAAAACGGTGAACTCAAGTTCGATGCCGCCACCGATCCGAAGGGTCCCTTTGCGATCGGCTATGCTTTGAGCCGAGCCGTCCAACCGGAACCCGCACCCAGCCCTTCCCCCAGTCCCAGCCCTTCTCCCAGCCCAGAAGCGAGTCCGGCACCCAGCCCTACCGCTGAAGCAAGTCCCAGTCCCAGCCCTTCTCCCAGTCCGGAAGCCACTGAGAATCAGGGAGAGTCGCGGCTCGTCGTGATTGGCAACTCCGGCTTTGCCACCGACGGCATTTTTGGACAGCAGCTCAACAGCGATGTATTTCTGAATTCGATGGGCTGGCTGAGCCAGCGGGACGATCAGGTGTTGGCAATTCGTCCGAAGGAAGTCAATAATCGACGGATTGTGATGTCTCCTCAGCAACAATTGTCCGCCGCCGGATTGTCTCTGGCTTTGCTGCCTGCGATCGCCTTTACGACTGCGGGATTTGTGTGGTGGAAGCGGAGATAGGGAAGCAGGAGTATAGAGAAGCAATGAAAATTAAACCTTCTACCCTTTTTCTGCTGCTCACTGCCCTGCTGCTGGGCGGCGTGACCTTCCTAGTCGTGCAGAAACAGCCCCAGCCGCAATCTCCAAACCAGCAGGCGGGACAAAGTGAACCCGTTGATCTGTTTGCCTTTACCGAGCAGCAGGTGAAAACCCTGTCGTTTAGTACCCCGTTGCGATCGCTGAAGTTTGAACGCGATGCCGCAGGCAAATGGCAAATGATCGATCCGGAAAAAGCCCCCGCTAGCGATGCCTCCATCGCCTTTCTGCTGGATCTCATGGCTTCTGGAACAAGCGATCGAAACTTTGCCGCTCCGGCAGCACAGCGAGAACAGTATGGCTTTCATCAACCCCTGGCAACGATCGAGGTGACGCTAGACAACGGAGAGGCACATCGTCTGATTGTGGGTGAGTACGACTTTAACCGCAGTTTCCTCTACGCCCTTGTCGATCCCGCCAGCGATGCCAACGCTGAACTCAAAGTCAGTCTGGTTTCTCCCAGCTTCGAGAATGCAGTGAATCGCCCGCTAGCCGAATGGAAGCAGAGCGAATCCCAGAAGGAAGCCGCGCCCGCCGAGCCTCCGGCAGCATCACCAACCCCATCGCCTTCTCCCAGCCCAGAAGCATCGCCTTCACCGAGTCCAGAAGCATCGCCAAATCCTTCACCCAGTCCAGCGGCTTCCCCTAGTCCGGGCGCGTCTGCCAGTCCCACCGCTCCGAGTCCGTAAGAGCTTTATTATTTGCCGCCCGTTGATCGCCTCCGTAATTTTTCTGCACTCCGATTTAAAGCCGGGGTAAAACTTTGCATTTTGACCTGCGGAAAATTCGGATCGATCGCTGTAGTTCCCCCTTAGATTCCCGTGAGATCAGTCAGTACTCTCTTCGTCGTTCGCTCTTGATGGGAGCCTTGACGAGGAGCGGCTGAATTTTGTCATGCAAATCTATTGGCAAATGTATTAGCAAATCTTCCTGAAAATCGATCGCTGAATTGATCAACGCTATGAAATCGACAAAACTTTCTCGCTGGATTGCTGTGTTTGGCTTGAGCCTGACCACAACGCTGAATCTGCTGCCTGCTGCTTCTGCCTCCACATACCAGACCAGCAGCGGCAAAACAACGATCGTCTTGGATGAAGCCTCAACGCCGACCACGCAGCCCCGACGCGGCTTCTACTTTACCGAGAGCGCAGGACGGCAGTGGATGGGCAATATCAACATCGCCAGCATGAGTGCAGGAACCGGACAAACGGTTTACAGCGGCACTTTTACCGATCGAACTATGGGATCGGGCACTGCTATGAACTGTACGGGCAACATTCGCATTTCGCGCCAGTCTCCCGGAGCAGCAAGCCGAGTCGGGGCACAGGCAACCTGGCAAGTCACAGGCGGATCGGGCTGTCCTTCCGTGGGGCAAACCTTTACGCTGAGTCTCCAGGAACCTCTACCCCGCGCCGATCGCAGCGGCAACTTTACCGCCCAGAATTCCAATACCTGGATGAGCGAAACCAGTGGGAATGTGACTTGGCTCGCGTGGCGCGTCGTTTCCCCAGACGGTCAACTCAACTGTCGCGAAACCCCCAACGGCACTGTTAAACAGGTTTACCGCAGCAACACCCAAATCCTCGCCGAAACCAGAGGCGGCAGTGCCTTCACCCTCGCCAACGGCAACCCCTGGCTGCTCACCCGCGATCGCTGCTACGTCCGCGCCAACACCCAATTTATTCAACCCATCTCCGTCCCCTTCTAATTCTCTTTAGTCTCTCCCTCGCGCCCCCGCCCCCTGCTCCCCTGCTTCCCACTCCCCTACCGCTCAATCCACTTTACCCGCACAAAATGCGCCGGAAACCCCTGCCGCTCCCCAAGATACTGCACATCCTCGATCGCCAGATTAAATGGAATCGAAGTGGTGACATACTTCTGTGCCCAGCCACCTAGCTCCGGGGCGATCTGTAAGGCGGTCATCGTAGCTGCACCCAGTCCCAGCAGTTGACCGATCGGTTCACGGGGCAGAACCAGGGAAGTGCCGATCGTCAGTCCGGCGGTCAGCAGAATGCCCACAGAGAAATTCGTGCCGCACCGCGGATGAACAGCCAGATTCCATTCGCCGCTCACAATCCGCTGGAGGGCAGTTCGGGTAGCACGACGCAGTGGCGTCCTCGAAGGCATGAACCTGCCGCACCATCAGCAATTCCTTAAGCCCCGGCAAAAAGTTAAGCTGCCGCAGCAGATCGGAATCCTGACTCCGTTGGGGGGCAAACTCAAAGGGAAATTGACTGTCCGATCGCGAATTCGATCGCTGGTCAAAAGGGGGTGCAGAAGCAGCCATTGCCAAACTCCTGAATCTCTAAGTTGAATTTCTAAGTGTCAGGTTAACAAGGGGAAGGTCAACAGGTGGAAGGTTAGCCTAGTGGACACAATGAGGATGGGCACAATGAGGATAGGCACAGTGAGGATAGGCACAGTAAGGACTGAATGCCTGAGTGTTTCTACTCTAGCGGAATTCATCGATCCTCAAAGCGGAGAACAGTATCGTCCGTCACAAATATTCAATTACCCCTGTTCAATTGCCCGATCGCCCGATCAACTGCCCCCGATCAATCGCCGCCTGATCCATTACTCCCGATCAACTGCCCCCGACCAATTGCCCTAAGCTCCGGCAGTCCTGACAAATCGGCTGTGAACCAGGACTTGCGCTCCTGCATCTCGTCAAAATTCTATTCAGCACTACTCAGCACAGCTATCGCTCAACAACCATAGGGTGGCTTGGTTAAGAGCCGATAAATTCTTTAGCAGTTCACTTTCTTGCCTCATTTCAGATACGTTCATCTGTCAAAAAACAGTTTGTGACGAACAATTCTTTAAAGGTTTTTGAAGTCAGATTAGCAACTGAAGAGTTGTTAAATTCGTCACAAAAGCGACTCGAAATGAGGTGACAGGTAAAGCATAGACTCTATGATATATAAAGGCTTTGCCCAGCATGATTAGATAGTAAGCTGCCTATTATAGGGAAGATCATTGCTTAAGTTAATTCATTTCATTTCGTATTAATCTATCCTTGCTCTCGAATTAGGATTTAGCGAAGGACAGCTAAAGCATTTCTTAAGCTGCATATAAAAATACATCGACTAGAATAAATTCAGTTTCGACATGACTGTATTACGTTTATTTATTAGTGGTGGATGAAGCATTTCTTAAATGTTTCATTGAAGATTTATGTGTCTAATTGTGACAAAAGCTGTCGAACTATTGCTAGGAGTTGCCGAGATTTAACCGCAAATCTGATGCAAATCTAGCGCACCACTCTACGTTCTTCGTTTGGTCAAATCAAGACCCCTTGGTATATGAAACAAATTCCAGCTTCACTCCTAACTCTGGTTGCTGGTGTCCTAATTACGTTAGTCAGTCTGTGGGTCGGTCAGCATCACGGTTTAATGCCAGAGCAGGCCTCAGCGCAGGCTCCGCTAGTCGATCGTTTTTTTAGCGTAATGGTGACGATCGCCACCGCTCTATTCATCGTGGTAGAAGGCGCAATCCTGCTGTTTGTGATTAAATTCCGCAAGCGCAGAGGCGACGAAACCGACGGACTACCGATCGAAGGCAACATTCCTCTGGAGATTTTCTGGACTGCGATCCCCGCCATTATTGTGATTGGATTGAGCGTCTACAGTGTGCAAGTCTTTGAGGAAATGGGCGGCTTTGGTCCGGGCGCACCTGTTGCAATGGCTCACATGCATGGAATGTCTGCCGGAATGTCCCATCACGGAACGCTGGTGGCTCAGGCGGCTGAAACTCCCGTTGCCGGAGATGTGGCTCCCTCAATCGGAGATCCAGCTGTACCCGATGCCAAATATGGCGTGGGACGCGCCAATGAATTCGGCGGAAGTCCCCCTGCGGATGTAACGGTGAACGTGACCGGGATGCAGTTTGCCTGGCTGTTCAACTATCCGGAAGAAAACATTACTGCTGGAGAACTGCACGTTCCGATCGGCAAAGATGTGCAAATTAACATCACCGCCCAGGATGTGATTCATGCCTTCTGGGTGCCGCAGTTTCGGATCAAGCAGGACGCGATGCCCGGACTTCCCTCTGAGCTACGCTTCACCGCCACGAAGGTGGGAACCTATCCGATCGTCTGTGCCGAACTCTGCGGCAGCTATCACGGCGGAATGCGCTCCCAGGTAATCGTTCACACCCAGGAAGATTACGATCGCTGGCTGACGGAAAACCGCATTGCCCAGCAAGCAAATCCCCAGCAGACGATCGCGGTCAATCCTGCTAATCTCTCTGACTCTGAGTTTCTGGCTCCCTACGGTCACGAAATGGGCATAACGGCGGAAACGCTGGCACAGTTGCACTAATTTTTGCACTAAATCTCTCAATTTTTGCCCGACTTTCTTCCTTTCTCACTCAAGGCTATGACCCAAACTCACCGTCCCGTTGAGGGCAATTCTGCTGAGGGCAACATTGTCATTGCTCATCACGTTCACCAGAAAGCGTGGAAGTGGTACGACTACTTCACCTTCAACGTGGATCACAAAGTCATCGGCATCCAATATCTGGTGCTGGCATTTGTGTTCTACTTAGTTGGCGGCGCGATGGCAGTGGCGATTCGCTCCGAACTGGCAACCCCGAATACTGATTTACTTGATCCCGCTTTATATAACGCCTTTATGACCAACCACGGGACGATCATGATCTTCCTGTGGATCGTACCTGCGGCAATCGGCGGTTTTGGCAATTTCCTGATCCCGCTGATGATTGGCGCGAGAGATCTGGCATTTCCGAAGCTAAACGCC from Leptolyngbya ohadii IS1 includes the following:
- the aroF gene encoding 3-deoxy-7-phosphoheptulonate synthase, which encodes MQKAKLTLKTPAQSKSIVRISETVSVGGSDLLIVGGPCAVEDLAQMEAVASRLATGQIQALRGGVYKPRTSPYDFQGLGVEGLKILASVRDRYGLPVITEVMAISQIEEIAEYADVLQVGSRNMQNFDLLKALGQANKPILLKRGLAATIEEFVMAAEYVMSHGNPNVILCERGIRSFDTYTRNVLDLGAVVALKQITHLPVMVDPSHAAGKSELVPDLARAAIACGADGVIVECHPVPEKSVSDARQALSLEEMVSLARSLEPIAQAVGRTIPSAVTGNLPRFSYDLLPTAS
- a CDS encoding ABC transporter ATP-binding protein, coding for MIEADHLSKIYGTTSAIQDVTFSVEKGEILGFLGPNGAGKTTTMRILTGYLPATSGTARIAGFDVHENSMAVRQRIGYLPENPPLYTDMSVEGYLHFVGRLKGVPAGDRPTRVKLAMKRCGLLDKKQVLIRKLSKGYRQRVGIAQAIVHDPPAIILDEPTVGLDPRQIIEVRNLIKSLAGEHTIILSTHILPEVSMTCSRVAIINRGRVVAMNTPDQLMAQLAGGAGYELEVEGDSVLVQRQLEQLPFVKAIDLLSDEALPHAHHRYRITLDPEQQTGQSAGREIAGREIAAAIVSSGWGLHEMRRVQVSLEEVFLELTTEETIADETSTEISEESKVPEESSQDGASDQTIESVSAESSESVSSESRS
- a CDS encoding ABC transporter permease, whose product is MGIVLSNIIAIYRRELQSYFASPFAYIIAGVFWLLSGFFFVSILFSPEGLIAQVAVRDQVGITEPPIDVAYQFLTVFLGVLGSLALFILPMLSMGLYSEERKRGTIELLATSPVTNWAVALGKLLGVVTFFTTLVLPLMIYQAIALSAANPSAPPTVMLLGHFALILMGAGILSLGMFISSLTDSTIVAAILTFGLILLLWVVDLIAGAIGGPVGAALGHLSLVKNYTNLTQGIVDTSSLIVFLTYIVLGLFLTAQSIEAFRFQRN
- a CDS encoding GldG family protein; protein product: MKLTKQFNWTHLKWLFWLSPMLVITGAIAGMVAGSWVGIPSGLIVAGLVIFGLWLAFLIYTQPNFWSRRSTQSGTNAILATLAVLAILGMVNFLAVRFNHRIDLTENQIFTLSPQSQEITQNLQQPVKVTIFSATPNPIDQQLLDNYRRLNSNFSYQYLDPQKEPGLAREYQVQTIGDVFVESGTNRRSIQTLTPEEKLSERRLTNGIAQITNSQPQKVYFLQGHGERSLEGGQGGFAQASQRLTEEGFQGAPLNLAENPEVPADTTVLVIASPQRALLESEVSALRNYLKRKGGLMLLIDPQTDPKLNPLLEEWGLQMSDRIVIDPAGEASGLGPGVTIINQYGDHPITRGFGNGISFYPLARPVQQRQIEGIQAASLLITSDRTTAQQVAENGELKFDAATDPKGPFAIGYALSRAVQPEPAPSPSPSPSPSPSPEASPAPSPTAEASPSPSPSPSPEATENQGESRLVVIGNSGFATDGIFGQQLNSDVFLNSMGWLSQRDDQVLAIRPKEVNNRRIVMSPQQQLSAAGLSLALLPAIAFTTAGFVWWKRR
- a CDS encoding DUF4340 domain-containing protein, which translates into the protein MKIKPSTLFLLLTALLLGGVTFLVVQKQPQPQSPNQQAGQSEPVDLFAFTEQQVKTLSFSTPLRSLKFERDAAGKWQMIDPEKAPASDASIAFLLDLMASGTSDRNFAAPAAQREQYGFHQPLATIEVTLDNGEAHRLIVGEYDFNRSFLYALVDPASDANAELKVSLVSPSFENAVNRPLAEWKQSESQKEAAPAEPPAASPTPSPSPSPEASPSPSPEASPNPSPSPAASPSPGASASPTAPSP
- a CDS encoding DUF6391 domain-containing protein gives rise to the protein MPSRTPLRRATRTALQRIVSGEWNLAVHPRCGTNFSVGILLTAGLTIGTSLVLPREPIGQLLGLGAATMTALQIAPELGGWAQKYVTTSIPFNLAIEDVQYLGERQGFPAHFVRVKWIER
- a CDS encoding cytochrome c oxidase subunit II, producing MKQIPASLLTLVAGVLITLVSLWVGQHHGLMPEQASAQAPLVDRFFSVMVTIATALFIVVEGAILLFVIKFRKRRGDETDGLPIEGNIPLEIFWTAIPAIIVIGLSVYSVQVFEEMGGFGPGAPVAMAHMHGMSAGMSHHGTLVAQAAETPVAGDVAPSIGDPAVPDAKYGVGRANEFGGSPPADVTVNVTGMQFAWLFNYPEENITAGELHVPIGKDVQINITAQDVIHAFWVPQFRIKQDAMPGLPSELRFTATKVGTYPIVCAELCGSYHGGMRSQVIVHTQEDYDRWLTENRIAQQANPQQTIAVNPANLSDSEFLAPYGHEMGITAETLAQLH